In the genome of Drosophila yakuba strain Tai18E2 chromosome 3R, Prin_Dyak_Tai18E2_2.1, whole genome shotgun sequence, one region contains:
- the LOC6538425 gene encoding enhancer of split m7 protein → MATKYEMSKTYQYRKVMKPLLERKRRARINKCLDELKDLMAECVAQTGDAKFEKADILEVTVQHLRKLKESKKQVPANPEQSFRAGYIRAANEVSRALASLPRVDVAFGTTLMTHLGMRLNQLEQPMEQRQAVNTPLSIVCGSSSSSSSYSSASSCSSISPVSSGYASDNESLLQISSPGQVWRPW, encoded by the coding sequence aTGGCCACCAAATACGAAATGTCCAAGACCTATCAGTACCGCAAGGTGATGAAGCCTCTGCTGGAGCGGAAGCGTCGTGCCAGAATCAACAAGTGCCTGGACGAGCTCAAGGATCTGATGGCCGAGTGCGTCGCCCAGACTGGCGATGCCAAATTCGAGAAGGCCGACATTCTGGAAGTCACCGTGCAGCATCTCCGCAAGCTCAAAGAGTCTAAGAAGCAAGTGCCAGCCAATCCCGAGCAAAGTTTCCGTGCTGGATACATCCGGGCAGCCAACGAAGTGTCCCGCGCCCTGGCCTCCCTTCCTCGCGTGGATGTGGCTTTTGGCACCACACTGATGACCCACCTGGGCATGCGTCTCAACCAACTGGAGCAGCCCATGGAACAACGACAGGCCGTCAACACTCCGCTCAGTATCGTCTGCGGATCTAGCTCGAGCTCTAGCTCATACTCCAGtgccagctcctgctcctccatcAGTCCCGTTTCCAGTGGATATGCCAGCGACAACGAGTCCCTGCTCCAGATCAGCAGCCCCGGTCAGGTGTGGCGCCCCTGGTAA
- the LOC6538426 gene encoding enhancer of split m6 protein: MSKVKNLLAKMLQRFGKNSSHADSQRYDSLEEIAQNQANERMLRATQVGLEEHLVICLETEAGSFYWHSQ, from the coding sequence ATGTCGAAAGTAAAGAACTTATTGGCCAAAATGCTGCAGCGATTTGGCAAAAACAGCTCACATGCCGACAGTCAGCGGTACGATAGCCTGGAGGAGATTGCCCAGAACCAGGCCAACGAGAGGATGCTGAGGGCAACTCAAGTGGGATTGGAGGAGCACCTCGTCATCTGCTTGGAGACGGAAGCGGGCAGCTTCTACTGGCACTCGCAGTAG
- the LOC6538427 gene encoding enhancer of split m5 protein translates to MAPQSNNTNTAFVSKTQHYLKVKKPLLERQRRARMNKCLDTLKTLVAEFQGDDAILRMDKAEMLEAALVFMRKQVVKQQAPVSPLPMDSFKNGYMNAVSEISRVMACTPAMSVDVGKTVMTHLGVEFQRMLQADQVQTSVPTSTPRPLSPASSGYHSDNEDSQSAASPKPAEETMWRPW, encoded by the coding sequence ATGGCACCACagagcaacaacaccaacaccgCTTTCGTCTCCAAGACCCAGCACTATTTGAAGGTGAAGAAGCCCCTTTTGGAGCGCCAGCGTCGTGCCCGAATGAACAAGTGTTTGGACACATTGAAGACCCTGGTGGCCGAGTTCCAGGGCGACGATGCCATCCTGCGAATGGACAAGGCCGAGATGCTGGAGGCGGCACTTGTCTTCATGCGCAAACAGGTCGTCAAGCAGCAGGCGCCGGTCTCCCCACTTCCCATGGATAGTTTCAAGAATGGCTACATGAACGCCGTCAGCGAGATCTCCCGTGTGATGGCCTGCACCCCGGCCATGAGTGTGGATGTTGGCAAGACAGTGATGACCCATCTGGGCGTCGAGTTCCAACGCATGCTGCAAGCCGATCAGGTCCAGACTTCAGTGCCAACCTCCACCCCACGCCCGCTCAGTCCCGCCTCCTCGGGATACCACAGCGATAACGAGGACTCCCAATCCGCCGCCAGCCCCAAGCCAGCCGAAGAAACCATGTGGCGCCCTTGGTAA